From Salinicoccus roseus, one genomic window encodes:
- the rpmA gene encoding 50S ribosomal protein L27 — protein sequence MLKLNLQFFASKKGVGSTKNGRDSISKRLGAKRQDGQYVTGGSILFRQRGTKIHPGENVGRGGDDTLFAKIDGVVKYERLGRDKKRVSVYKEAK from the coding sequence ATGCTTAAACTGAATCTTCAATTCTTTGCATCCAAAAAAGGTGTAGGCTCAACGAAAAACGGTCGTGATTCCATATCCAAACGCCTCGGTGCGAAAAGGCAGGATGGCCAGTACGTTACAGGCGGATCCATTCTTTTCCGTCAGCGTGGGACTAAAATCCACCCGGGTGAAAACGTAGGTCGCGGCGGCGATGATACACTCTTCGCCAAAATCGACGGCGTTGTAAAATACGAGCGTCTGGGTCGCGATAAGAAACGCGTTTCCGTATACAAGGAAGCAAAATAA